In Actinoplanes derwentensis, the following proteins share a genomic window:
- a CDS encoding 1,4-dihydroxy-6-naphthoate synthase has translation MALSLAVSPCPNDTFVFHALAHGLVPGAPPVDLTFADVDVTNTAALDGAFDLVKVSYAALPWLLDDYELLPCGGALGRGCGPLVLTRDRTDLNGATVAVPGDRTTAYLLFRLWAADQRPARIEVVPFHQIMPGVADGRFDAGLVIHEARFTYPRYGLNALVDLGEWWERDTGLPIPLGAILAKRGTVDPAAATEWIRESLRHGWRDTAASQKFILANAQEMEPAVVRQHIELYVNEFTLDLGKDGLAAADALLGRAAAAGLTPAVPSFL, from the coding sequence GTGGCGCTCTCCCTGGCGGTTTCCCCATGCCCCAATGACACCTTCGTGTTCCACGCGCTCGCGCACGGGCTGGTCCCCGGCGCACCGCCGGTCGACCTGACCTTCGCTGACGTCGACGTCACCAACACGGCAGCCCTCGACGGCGCGTTCGACCTGGTCAAAGTCAGTTACGCGGCACTGCCCTGGCTGCTTGACGACTACGAGCTGCTGCCCTGCGGGGGTGCGCTCGGCCGGGGCTGCGGGCCGCTCGTGCTGACCCGGGACCGCACCGACCTCAACGGCGCGACGGTCGCCGTGCCCGGCGACCGGACCACCGCCTACCTGCTCTTCCGGCTCTGGGCCGCGGATCAGCGCCCGGCTCGCATCGAGGTGGTCCCGTTCCACCAGATCATGCCCGGGGTCGCCGACGGACGCTTCGACGCCGGCCTGGTGATCCACGAGGCCCGGTTCACCTACCCGAGGTATGGGCTGAACGCCCTCGTCGACCTCGGTGAATGGTGGGAACGCGACACCGGCCTGCCGATCCCGCTCGGTGCGATCCTCGCCAAACGCGGCACCGTCGACCCGGCTGCCGCCACTGAGTGGATCCGTGAGTCGCTGCGGCACGGCTGGCGCGACACGGCCGCCAGCCAGAAGTTCATCCTCGCCAACGCGCAGGAGATGGAACCCGCGGTGGTGAGACAGCACATCGAGCTCTACGTCAACGAATTCACCCTGGACCTGGGCAAAGACGGACTCGCCGCCGCCGATGCCCTGCTGGGGCGTGCGGCGGCGGCGGGTTTGACGCCGGCTGTTCCGTCGTTCTTATAG
- a CDS encoding cold-shock protein: MPTGRVKWYDATKGFGFVTSDEGGDVFLPKGALPAGVTELKTGQRVEFGVVDSRKGAQAMGVKLLDVPPSLAELRRRPADELASMIEDMIKVLESSVQPSLQSGRYPDKKTSLKIAQLVHAVAREFEI; this comes from the coding sequence GTGCCCACGGGTCGAGTGAAGTGGTACGACGCTACGAAGGGGTTCGGCTTCGTCACCAGTGATGAGGGCGGAGACGTTTTCCTTCCCAAGGGTGCGCTGCCGGCGGGGGTCACGGAACTGAAAACTGGCCAGCGGGTCGAGTTCGGCGTCGTCGACAGCCGAAAAGGCGCGCAGGCCATGGGTGTGAAGCTGCTGGACGTCCCGCCGTCCTTGGCCGAGTTGCGCCGCCGGCCGGCGGACGAGCTGGCCAGCATGATCGAAGACATGATCAAAGTCCTGGAGAGCTCGGTCCAGCCGTCCCTGCAGAGCGGGCGCTACCCGGACAAGAAGACCTCGCTGAAGATCGCGCAGCTGGTGCACGCGGTCGCCCGCGAGTTCGAGATCTGA
- a CDS encoding helicase-associated domain-containing protein encodes MATTFADQLRSLPDEALGALIQLRPDLVVPVPADISALAVRAQSRNSVARCLDSLDEFTLTILDAARLSRAADTALTSVDAIVQLAGSEGVPEAIDRLRVRFLLFGPPEALHVPGAVDEVTSPYPAGLGRPADFLDPQAAALCADRAKLRRTVLAAPPGARAVLDRLAAGPPVGALNRDAVAEPVRWLVDQHVLVPVSEAGRAPRPDGELVELPREVGMLLRRDTGPLGVLRPAAPVLDGPVRDPRSTDSAGAGQTMEAVRATEALLEALAAEPAPVLRTGGLGVRDLKRLAKAAGIEEAAAALLIETTYAAGLLGESESGSNQDLFLPTGAYDLWRSTGIAHRWAALARTWLAMTRQPGLIGRRDDRDRPINALAPDAERAGAPQARREALSVLSDLAPGTAPPVDELLALLAWQAPRRSRGREPAHRDAWTGAALLGVTGLGALTSYARLLLTDPDDGGGDPLGVHPEDSHADAVRALDQLLPDPVDHILVQADLTVIVPGPPEPELAGELDVLAEPESAGGASVFRVTPASVRRALDIGYQAADLHDLFRQRSRTPVPQALTYLIDDTARRHGGLRSGSAGSYLRSDDEALLAEVVADKRLLTLDMRRIAPTVLVSPRPVARLLGALREAGYAPVAEDAVGATVLTRPKTRRAPSRSARVPEPSAPLLFGPRLAGVVEQLRRGDIATRAATRAPVTVRAAHGQAIPGLTVVQQHTQAMAVLQQAVRDKARVWVGYVDTHGATLSRLVRPLSMSAGYLRAEDERGESLHTFALHRITAAVPEE; translated from the coding sequence ATGGCCACCACATTCGCCGATCAACTCCGGTCGCTGCCCGACGAGGCACTGGGCGCACTCATACAGTTGCGCCCCGACCTCGTCGTTCCGGTGCCCGCCGACATCTCGGCCCTCGCCGTACGCGCCCAGTCCCGTAACTCCGTCGCCCGCTGTCTCGACAGCCTCGACGAGTTCACTCTCACCATCCTCGACGCGGCTCGTCTGAGCCGGGCCGCCGACACCGCCCTGACCTCGGTCGACGCCATCGTGCAACTGGCCGGCTCCGAAGGCGTGCCGGAGGCGATCGACCGCCTGCGCGTCCGGTTCCTGCTGTTCGGCCCGCCGGAGGCCCTGCACGTGCCGGGGGCCGTCGACGAGGTCACCTCGCCGTACCCCGCCGGGCTCGGCCGGCCCGCCGACTTCCTGGACCCGCAGGCCGCCGCGCTCTGCGCCGACCGGGCCAAACTCCGCCGCACCGTGCTGGCCGCGCCGCCCGGGGCCCGCGCGGTCCTCGACCGGCTGGCCGCCGGGCCCCCGGTCGGTGCCCTCAACCGGGACGCCGTCGCCGAGCCGGTCCGCTGGCTCGTCGACCAGCACGTGCTGGTGCCGGTCTCGGAGGCCGGGCGGGCCCCGCGCCCCGACGGCGAACTCGTCGAGCTGCCCCGCGAGGTGGGCATGCTGCTGCGCCGCGACACCGGGCCGTTAGGCGTGCTGCGCCCGGCCGCGCCGGTCCTCGACGGCCCGGTCCGGGACCCGCGGTCCACCGACTCCGCCGGAGCCGGTCAGACCATGGAGGCGGTACGCGCCACCGAGGCACTGCTGGAGGCCCTGGCGGCCGAGCCGGCTCCCGTGCTGCGTACCGGCGGTCTCGGCGTCCGTGACCTGAAACGGCTGGCCAAGGCGGCCGGCATCGAGGAGGCCGCCGCGGCGCTGCTGATCGAGACGACGTACGCGGCCGGGCTGCTCGGCGAGTCCGAATCCGGCTCGAATCAGGACCTCTTCCTGCCGACCGGAGCGTACGACCTGTGGCGCTCGACCGGCATCGCCCACCGCTGGGCCGCCCTCGCCCGCACCTGGCTCGCGATGACCCGGCAGCCCGGACTGATCGGCCGCCGCGACGACCGGGACCGGCCGATCAACGCTCTCGCCCCCGACGCCGAACGCGCCGGTGCACCGCAGGCCCGCCGAGAAGCCCTCAGCGTGCTGAGCGACCTCGCCCCCGGCACCGCCCCGCCGGTCGACGAGCTACTTGCCCTGCTCGCCTGGCAGGCGCCCCGCCGGTCCCGTGGCCGGGAACCGGCACACCGGGACGCGTGGACCGGCGCCGCGCTGCTGGGCGTCACCGGACTCGGGGCTCTCACGTCGTACGCCCGCCTGCTCCTGACCGACCCCGACGACGGCGGCGGCGACCCGCTCGGGGTGCATCCGGAGGACAGCCACGCCGACGCGGTCCGCGCCCTGGACCAGCTGCTGCCCGATCCCGTCGACCACATCCTGGTGCAGGCCGACCTGACCGTGATCGTGCCCGGCCCGCCCGAACCCGAACTGGCCGGCGAACTCGACGTCCTCGCCGAACCCGAGTCGGCCGGCGGCGCCAGCGTCTTCCGGGTCACCCCGGCCAGCGTGCGGCGTGCGCTCGACATCGGTTACCAGGCCGCCGACCTGCACGATCTGTTCCGTCAGCGGTCCCGCACCCCGGTGCCGCAGGCGCTCACCTACCTGATCGACGACACCGCCCGGCGACACGGCGGCCTGCGCAGCGGCTCAGCCGGGTCCTACCTGCGCAGCGACGACGAGGCCCTGCTCGCCGAAGTGGTCGCCGACAAGCGGCTCCTCACCCTGGACATGCGCCGGATCGCACCGACCGTCCTGGTCAGCCCCCGCCCGGTGGCCCGACTGCTGGGCGCGCTGCGCGAAGCCGGCTACGCCCCGGTGGCCGAGGACGCCGTCGGCGCCACCGTCCTGACCAGGCCGAAGACCCGCCGCGCACCGAGCCGTTCGGCCCGGGTCCCGGAACCGTCCGCGCCCCTGCTCTTCGGCCCCCGCCTGGCCGGCGTGGTCGAGCAGCTGCGCCGCGGCGACATCGCCACCCGGGCCGCCACGCGCGCCCCGGTGACCGTCCGGGCGGCCCACGGCCAGGCCATTCCCGGCTTGACCGTGGTCCAGCAGCACACCCAGGCGATGGCGGTCCTGCAGCAGGCGGTCCGCGACAAGGCCCGCGTCTGGGTCGGTTACGTCGACACCCACGGCGCCACCCTGTCCCGCCTGGTCCGCCCACTCTCGATGAGCGCGGGCTACTTACGAGCGGAAGACGAACGAGGCGAGTCCCTGCACACCTTCGCCCTGCACCGAATAACCGCGGCGGTCCCCGAAGAGTAG
- a CDS encoding RpnC/YadD family protein — MFGIDMSGDLKPGPTELNLGIIHADRRNADLIMTGPHRVVHLEFQSRADPAMANRMLIYQGMLRGEPDHADKRLHQHVIVLGKGTSPTRIYEPPNLFFRFETHYARTLDPDILLDDPECAPWAVLAATTDDKERAARLVAIFQAVTFANEKSEAVRRDLIQTALTFATLVMKRENIERALKEVNMPVDMIHDTVWAQELIEEGRVESNRTNTVRILERRGIDHHQAELIAKALLDQNLETPVERAAFDDLEQLRALVDQND, encoded by the coding sequence GTGTTCGGCATCGACATGTCGGGCGATCTCAAGCCCGGCCCCACCGAACTGAACCTGGGCATCATCCACGCCGATCGCCGCAACGCCGACCTGATCATGACGGGACCCCACCGCGTGGTCCATCTGGAGTTCCAGAGCCGGGCCGATCCGGCCATGGCGAACCGGATGTTGATCTACCAGGGCATGTTGCGGGGTGAACCGGACCACGCCGACAAACGCCTCCATCAGCACGTCATCGTCCTGGGCAAGGGAACATCCCCCACCAGGATCTACGAACCACCCAATCTGTTTTTCAGGTTCGAGACCCACTACGCGCGCACCCTCGATCCGGACATTCTGCTCGACGATCCGGAGTGCGCGCCGTGGGCCGTGCTCGCCGCCACCACCGACGACAAAGAACGGGCGGCTCGCCTAGTGGCCATTTTCCAGGCCGTGACGTTCGCCAACGAGAAGTCCGAGGCCGTGCGGCGAGACCTCATCCAGACCGCACTGACCTTTGCCACCCTGGTGATGAAGCGCGAGAATATCGAGAGAGCCTTGAAGGAGGTCAACATGCCTGTCGACATGATCCACGACACCGTGTGGGCGCAGGAGCTGATCGAGGAAGGCCGCGTCGAGTCGAACCGGACCAACACGGTGAGAATCCTTGAGCGCCGAGGCATCGACCATCACCAGGCGGAACTGATCGCCAAGGCACTCCTCGACCAGAACCTCGAGACACCTGTCGAGCGGGCCGCCTTCGACGACCTTGAACAACTGAGGGCCCTCGTCGATCAGAACGACTGA
- a CDS encoding DNA repair helicase XPB — MSSGPLIVQSDKTLLLEVDHPDSKACRMAIAPFAELERSPEHVHTYRLTPLGLWNSRAAGHDAESVVDALIKFSRYPVPHALLVDVAETMDRYGRLQLLNDPVHGLVLRGLDRIVLVEVAKSKKLAGMLGAYVDDDTILVHGSERGRLKQALLKLGWPAEDLAGYVDGEAHPIELRQDGWTLRSYQQEAVDGFWAGGSGVVVLPCGAGKTLVGAAAMATAKATTLILVTNTVAGRQWKRELLARTTLTEDEIGEYSGERKEIRAVTIATYQVLTSRRGGAFTHLDLFGARDWGLVVYDEVHLLPAPIFRFTADLQARRRLGLTATLVREDGREGDVFSLIGPKRYDAPWKDIEAQGWIAPAECVEVRVTLTDAERMSYAVTEAEERYRVAATARTKLPVVKALVDKHPTEQVLVIGGFLDQLHELGEFLDAPIVQGSTTNKERERLFDAFRDGSLRTLVLSKVGNFSIDLPEAAVAIQVSGTFGSRQEEAQRLGRVLRPKGDGRQAHFYTVVSRDTIDTDYAAHRQRFLAEQGYAYTIVDAGDVLGPPLPKID; from the coding sequence GTGAGCAGCGGACCACTGATCGTGCAGTCGGATAAGACTCTGCTCCTGGAGGTTGATCACCCTGATTCGAAGGCCTGCCGGATGGCGATCGCGCCGTTCGCGGAGTTGGAGCGTTCCCCGGAGCATGTGCACACCTATCGGCTGACGCCGTTGGGGCTGTGGAACAGCAGGGCGGCGGGGCATGACGCGGAGAGTGTCGTGGACGCTCTGATCAAGTTCTCTCGGTACCCGGTTCCGCACGCGCTGCTGGTGGACGTCGCCGAGACGATGGATCGGTACGGGCGGTTGCAGCTGCTCAACGACCCGGTGCATGGCCTGGTCCTGCGTGGGCTGGACCGGATCGTGCTGGTCGAGGTGGCGAAGTCGAAGAAGCTGGCGGGCATGCTCGGCGCCTATGTCGACGACGACACGATCCTGGTGCACGGTTCGGAGCGTGGCCGGCTCAAGCAGGCACTGTTGAAGCTGGGCTGGCCGGCCGAGGACCTGGCGGGTTACGTCGACGGGGAAGCCCACCCGATCGAGCTGAGGCAGGACGGCTGGACTCTCCGGTCGTACCAGCAAGAGGCTGTTGATGGTTTTTGGGCCGGTGGGTCCGGGGTCGTGGTGCTGCCATGTGGCGCGGGGAAGACCCTGGTCGGGGCGGCCGCCATGGCGACGGCGAAGGCGACGACGCTGATCCTGGTGACGAACACGGTGGCCGGCCGGCAGTGGAAGCGTGAGCTGCTGGCGCGGACGACGCTGACCGAGGACGAGATCGGGGAGTACAGCGGCGAGCGCAAGGAGATCCGCGCGGTCACGATCGCGACGTATCAGGTGCTCACTTCGCGGCGGGGTGGCGCGTTCACGCATCTGGACCTGTTCGGGGCCCGGGACTGGGGTCTGGTCGTCTACGACGAGGTGCACCTGCTGCCGGCGCCGATCTTCCGGTTCACCGCCGATCTGCAGGCCCGCCGCCGGTTGGGGCTGACCGCGACGCTGGTCCGGGAGGACGGGCGGGAGGGTGACGTCTTCTCGCTGATCGGCCCGAAGCGTTACGACGCCCCGTGGAAGGACATCGAGGCGCAGGGTTGGATCGCCCCGGCGGAGTGCGTCGAGGTCCGGGTCACTTTGACCGATGCCGAGCGGATGTCGTACGCGGTGACCGAAGCCGAGGAGCGTTACCGGGTCGCGGCCACTGCCCGTACCAAGCTGCCGGTGGTGAAAGCCCTGGTCGACAAGCATCCGACCGAGCAGGTGCTGGTGATCGGCGGGTTCCTGGATCAGCTGCACGAACTGGGCGAGTTCCTGGACGCGCCGATCGTGCAGGGCTCGACGACGAACAAGGAGCGGGAGCGGCTGTTCGACGCGTTCCGGGACGGTTCGTTGCGGACCCTGGTGCTGTCGAAGGTCGGCAACTTCTCGATCGACCTGCCGGAGGCGGCGGTGGCGATCCAGGTGTCGGGGACGTTCGGTTCCCGCCAGGAGGAGGCCCAGCGTCTGGGCCGGGTGCTGCGCCCGAAGGGTGACGGGCGGCAGGCGCACTTCTACACGGTGGTGTCCCGGGACACGATCGACACCGATTACGCCGCACACCGCCAGCGTTTCCTGGCCGAACAGGGTTACGCGTACACAATCGTCGACGCCGGCGACGTCCTCGGCCCGCCCCTGCCAAAGATCGACTAG
- a CDS encoding YcxB family protein has translation MNITGTFQHSYSSFRRLSMAALGKARFGMWISGGLILLLAVTTDAFQDSPVLYAAPLVIVFPELIAYLSWRQQRKILTEPVHYEINETELYTRAAHSESRLAWSGLTWVKSTKHGWLLKTGVMQVVLPRPAFSPEEQATIEAFLKTAPVKVKS, from the coding sequence GTGAATATCACGGGGACCTTCCAGCACAGCTATTCCTCGTTCCGCCGGCTGAGCATGGCCGCGCTCGGCAAGGCCCGCTTCGGGATGTGGATCAGTGGCGGCCTGATCCTTCTGCTGGCGGTGACCACGGACGCGTTTCAGGACAGCCCGGTCCTGTACGCCGCCCCACTGGTGATCGTCTTTCCGGAGCTGATCGCTTACCTGAGCTGGCGGCAGCAGCGCAAGATCCTCACCGAGCCGGTGCACTACGAGATCAACGAGACGGAGCTGTACACCCGGGCGGCCCACAGTGAATCCCGGCTCGCCTGGTCCGGGCTGACCTGGGTGAAGAGCACCAAACACGGATGGCTGTTGAAGACCGGCGTCATGCAGGTCGTGCTCCCCCGGCCCGCGTTCAGCCCGGAGGAGCAGGCCACCATCGAAGCCTTTCTCAAGACGGCGCCGGTGAAGGTCAAGTCCTGA
- a CDS encoding GntR family transcriptional regulator, with amino-acid sequence MTRVPAYRQIALDLTDKIRTGVYRPGEALPAQRELSARYGVTLMTLRQALSSLRDDGLIVQHAGRGTFVAPVQATYRVDTLRSFVEDLREQGHDVTTEVVSAAVTDGLRLERVRYLGDQPVIHQTSWVPEPHGSRVSDEDFRRISLYVALAEAGVTITRASERIVPGLLDVASAARLSRPAGSPVFVSERTTYAMDDEPVVTDRAVILGDLMEIRAERAATRVSVQWGTVRSRPNV; translated from the coding sequence GTGACCAGGGTTCCGGCGTACCGGCAAATCGCTCTTGATCTGACCGACAAGATCCGGACAGGGGTCTACCGGCCCGGCGAGGCGCTGCCCGCGCAACGGGAACTCAGCGCGCGGTACGGCGTGACGCTGATGACCCTGCGCCAGGCCCTGTCGTCGTTGCGCGACGACGGGCTGATCGTGCAGCACGCCGGACGCGGCACGTTCGTCGCACCGGTGCAGGCCACCTACCGGGTCGACACGCTCCGCAGTTTCGTCGAGGACCTGCGCGAACAAGGCCACGACGTGACGACCGAGGTGGTGTCGGCCGCCGTCACCGACGGTCTCCGGCTGGAGCGGGTGCGGTACCTCGGCGACCAGCCGGTCATCCACCAGACCTCGTGGGTCCCGGAACCGCACGGCTCCCGGGTGAGCGACGAGGACTTCCGGCGGATCTCGCTCTACGTGGCGCTGGCCGAAGCGGGCGTGACGATCACGCGGGCCTCGGAACGAATCGTCCCGGGTCTGCTCGACGTGGCGAGCGCCGCCCGGCTGAGCCGCCCGGCGGGCAGTCCGGTCTTCGTCAGCGAACGCACCACGTACGCCATGGACGACGAGCCGGTGGTCACCGACCGCGCGGTGATCCTCGGCGACCTGATGGAGATCCGAGCCGAACGAGCCGCGACCCGGGTCTCGGTCCAGTGGGGGACGGTACGGTCCCGTCCGAACGTATGA
- the trpA gene encoding tryptophan synthase subunit alpha: MNVEDHLRSAGRPLLVPYLTGGISTDWTRYLTEYARAGADAIEIGLPFSDPILDGPVVQEASDRALRRGVTVGDLLAEVAGVDVGVPLIAMTYYNLVQQSPDFCRDLAAAGITGLIVPDLPVDEAAALSAQARAAGVALTLLVSPATPAARLAVIARESRGFVYTVSVMGTTGTMFAESGGRVAEAVRALTDRPVLLAFGIATTEHAVTAAAHSDGVVIGAALMRRILDGGTPEQLGDVLASFRRALDDSVMPRDQGSGVPANRS; the protein is encoded by the coding sequence GTGAACGTCGAGGATCATCTGCGGTCGGCGGGCCGTCCGCTGCTGGTGCCCTACCTGACCGGTGGCATCAGCACCGACTGGACCCGATACCTGACCGAGTACGCCCGGGCCGGCGCCGACGCGATCGAGATCGGACTGCCCTTCTCCGACCCGATTCTGGACGGCCCGGTCGTCCAGGAGGCCTCCGACCGGGCTCTGCGGCGTGGCGTCACGGTCGGTGACCTGCTCGCCGAGGTAGCCGGCGTGGACGTCGGTGTGCCGCTGATCGCGATGACCTACTACAACCTGGTGCAGCAGAGCCCGGACTTCTGCCGGGACCTGGCCGCGGCCGGGATCACCGGGCTGATCGTGCCGGACCTGCCGGTCGACGAGGCCGCCGCGCTGTCCGCGCAGGCGCGCGCCGCCGGGGTCGCCCTGACCCTGTTGGTGTCGCCCGCCACCCCAGCCGCGCGGCTCGCCGTGATCGCCCGGGAGTCCCGCGGCTTCGTCTATACGGTTTCGGTCATGGGCACCACCGGAACCATGTTCGCCGAGTCCGGCGGGCGGGTCGCGGAGGCGGTCCGGGCGCTCACCGACCGGCCGGTGCTGCTCGCCTTCGGTATCGCCACGACCGAACACGCCGTCACCGCCGCCGCGCACTCCGACGGGGTGGTGATCGGGGCCGCCCTGATGCGCCGGATCCTCGACGGCGGGACGCCGGAGCAACTCGGCGACGTGCTGGCATCGTTCCGGAGGGCGCTGGACGATAGCGTCATGCCTCGTGACCAGGGTTCCGGCGTACCGGCAAATCGCTCTTGA
- the trpB gene encoding tryptophan synthase subunit beta — MREPSVTGRFGEYGGRFVPESLIPACAAVEEAFREAWADPGFRGELADLLAVQAGRPTALTPARRLSAELGVDVLLKREDLAHTGSHKINNVLGQALLAKRMGKTRLLAETGAGQHGVATATAAALLGLDATVFMGEVDIERQAFNVFRMRMLGAEVVPVTGGTRTLKDATSEAMRQWVTCVDEAHYCLGSVMGPHPYPWMVREFQRVIGDEARVQCADKTPDFVVACVGGGSNAAGTFAGFADTGAKLIGVEAEGGAAVAFGRAGVLHGFRSYLLQDEHGQVSEAHSIAPGLDYPGIGPEHAYLNDIGRARYVVVSDSEVVPAVRLLARTEGILCALESAHAIAWVIRAAGSGELPPGSTVLVTLSGRGDKDMATLMEAS, encoded by the coding sequence ATGCGGGAGCCGAGTGTGACCGGCCGGTTCGGGGAGTACGGCGGGCGTTTTGTGCCCGAGTCCCTGATCCCGGCCTGCGCCGCGGTCGAGGAGGCGTTCCGGGAGGCCTGGGCGGATCCGGGGTTCCGTGGTGAGCTGGCGGACCTGCTCGCCGTGCAGGCCGGGCGGCCCACCGCGCTCACCCCGGCCCGGCGGCTCTCCGCCGAACTCGGTGTCGACGTGCTGCTCAAGCGGGAGGACCTGGCGCACACCGGCTCCCACAAGATCAACAATGTGCTGGGACAGGCGCTGCTCGCGAAGCGGATGGGCAAGACCCGGCTGCTCGCCGAGACCGGAGCCGGGCAGCACGGAGTCGCCACCGCGACCGCCGCCGCCCTGCTAGGGCTGGACGCCACCGTCTTCATGGGCGAGGTCGACATCGAGCGGCAGGCCTTCAACGTCTTCCGGATGCGGATGCTCGGCGCCGAGGTCGTCCCGGTCACCGGCGGCACCCGCACTCTCAAGGACGCCACCAGCGAGGCCATGCGGCAGTGGGTGACCTGTGTGGACGAGGCCCACTACTGCCTGGGCTCGGTGATGGGCCCCCACCCGTACCCATGGATGGTCCGGGAGTTTCAGCGGGTCATCGGGGACGAGGCCCGGGTCCAGTGCGCCGACAAGACCCCGGATTTCGTGGTCGCCTGTGTCGGCGGCGGCTCCAACGCGGCCGGCACCTTCGCCGGGTTCGCCGACACCGGCGCGAAGCTGATCGGGGTCGAGGCGGAAGGCGGCGCGGCGGTCGCGTTCGGGCGGGCCGGTGTCCTGCACGGATTCCGGTCCTACCTGCTCCAGGACGAGCACGGACAGGTCAGCGAGGCCCATTCGATCGCGCCCGGCCTCGACTACCCCGGGATCGGCCCGGAACACGCGTACCTCAACGACATCGGCCGAGCCCGGTACGTGGTGGTCTCCGACAGTGAGGTCGTCCCGGCCGTCCGGCTTCTCGCTCGTACCGAAGGAATTCTTTGCGCTCTGGAATCCGCGCACGCGATCGCCTGGGTCATCCGGGCGGCCGGGAGCGGGGAGTTGCCGCCCGGCTCGACCGTGTTGGTGACGCTCTCCGGGCGCGGTGACAAGGACATGGCGACCCTGATGGAGGCATCGTGA